One region of Exiguobacterium acetylicum genomic DNA includes:
- a CDS encoding VLRF1 family aeRF1-type release factor, with the protein MGLQEDISRLKNYSGKPVLSVYLSTAPDKRNQWQTILRNERKRILSEHEDQSAIEGCFDAVERAIQEHRTQLLRSVVAFFTDDGQLKELHLLQVDVTDEVSYGPKANVNQLEVLDHQFPKTGIVLTHLDSASILDVRVGEVESRRNYELDLDTGQWRRYQGRSARQGASSSSQSDDFQARVNQQAERFYRELASEIDTLRRTQDWERLILIGERSQASYLEQALKAKPDQVIHKNLSQASDQQLLQHVF; encoded by the coding sequence ATGGGATTACAAGAGGATATTAGTCGTCTGAAAAATTATTCAGGCAAGCCAGTCTTATCGGTCTATCTGAGCACTGCACCAGACAAACGGAATCAATGGCAAACGATCTTACGTAATGAGCGAAAACGTATCCTGTCTGAACACGAAGATCAATCAGCGATTGAAGGGTGTTTTGATGCTGTTGAGCGGGCGATTCAAGAACATCGGACGCAACTATTACGTAGTGTCGTTGCTTTCTTTACGGACGATGGTCAATTGAAGGAACTCCATCTGCTTCAAGTAGACGTGACCGATGAGGTCAGCTATGGTCCAAAAGCGAACGTCAATCAATTGGAGGTGCTTGATCATCAGTTTCCGAAAACGGGTATCGTCTTGACGCATCTCGACTCGGCATCGATTCTTGATGTTCGAGTCGGAGAAGTCGAATCAAGACGGAACTATGAACTTGATTTGGATACGGGACAATGGCGGCGTTATCAAGGACGAAGTGCACGGCAAGGGGCGTCAAGCAGTAGTCAGTCAGACGATTTCCAAGCACGTGTCAATCAGCAAGCGGAACGCTTCTATCGTGAACTAGCGTCTGAAATCGATACATTACGACGGACACAAGACTGGGAACGACTGATTTTAATTGGTGAGCGGAGCCAGGCGAGCTATTTGGAACAAGCGTTGAAGGCAAAACCTGATCAAGTCATTCACAAAAACTTATCGCAAGCGAGTGATCAACAGTTACTGCAACATGTATTTTGA